From the genome of Leptolyngbyaceae cyanobacterium:
TTAAATCTATATAAAATTTATTCATTCAAAAGATTTTGACTTTCTTCTTCAGATAAACTCTCGATATTAGCCAATAAATCATCTAACTCTTCAGATTCTAACGACTCGGCTTGAATTTGAGCTATTTCGATCGCCATATTCGCAACTGTAGGCTGTTGGAAGAAGATCAGAAAAGACAACTCTACTCCCCAGGCTTCTCGCACGCGATTGACAATTTGAGCAGCCAGAATAGAATCCCCGCCTAGTTGAAAAAAGTTGTTATGGATTCCTATTTTTTCAATTTTTAACACTTGCGACCAAATTTCTGCCAGTTTGATTTCATTGATAGTCTGAGGTGGCGCATATTCTACTAGATCTGCGGTTGGATTCGATGCCGTTAGCCCTAGCTTTTCAGCTAACCCAATCCGTTGCAGTTTTCCCGTTGGCCCTTTAGGGATTTCATCTAGAAATAGAACCACGCGAGGAATTTTAAAATCTGCTAGTTTTTGAGCAACAAATTCTTTGATTTCTAACTCGCTAACCGTTATTCCTTCCTTTAAAACGACAGCAGCAGCAACATCTTCCCCTAAAAGGGTATGGGGTGCAGCAAACGTCAGGGCTTGAGCGACAGCCGGATGTTCTAGTAAGACTTCATCTACTTCGCGAGGGGAAATTTTTTCACCTGCTCGATTAATAATTTCTTTAATTCGACCTTTTAAAAAGAGATATCCATCATCATCTAAATATCCTAAATCTCCTGTCCGAAACCAACCATTAGTAAATGCTTCTGCATTTGCTTTAGGATTATTTTCATAACCTTGAGTGACGTTGGCTCCTTTAATCGCAACTTCTCCGATTTCACCTATTGAAAGTAAGTGCCCCGCCTCGTTCATAATGGCAATTTCTGGCCCTGCTGCTACACCAACCGAACCGGGTTTGCGCTCTCTGGGAGGTAGGGGATTGCTTGCCATTTGATGAGAGGCTTCTGTCATCCCGTAGGCTTCTATTACGGGAACATTAAAAGTGGCTTCTAATTGAGCCATGATTTGGGGGGCTAAGGAAGCAGAAGAGGAGCGAATAAACCGGAGTTTGCTGTGGGAAATCATCTCGCGATTTGCTTGGGCCTGTGCCAGAATTGACTGGTGCATGGTGGGAACGGCTGAATACCAGGTGGGTTGAAATTCTTCTACCCAACTGAAAAATTGCGGGGCATAAAAACCAGGGGTACAAACGATGCTAGCACCAGCGTACAGGGATGAAAGCAAGGCGGCAATTAATCCATGAATATGGAATAAAGGCATGATGTTGAGACAGCGATCGCTTTCAGATAAATTGAGCGTCTGGCGAATATTACTAGCAGAAGTGCAAAGATTGGAATGCGTCAACGGCACAATTTTGGGGCGAGAGGTTGTGCCAGAGGTGTGTAAAACTAAGGCGATATGATGAGATTCTGGATTCTGAATTTGAGCGGTTGAATTGGCTAAATTTTCAGAAATTAAACTAAAACTACCTGCTTCAGCTTCTAATTGTGGAAAAAGTTCAATAATCGGAATTCCTCGCCTTTTAGCGACTATTCTAGCAGGTTCGCCTACTCCCGGTTGAATGACTAAGGCTTTGGGATTGAGATCTGAAAGATAAAAGTCGAATTCCTGTTCGCGATAAGCTGGGTTGAGGGGCGCACAAGTAGCAGTCGCGGCGATCGCTAAAAAGGCAACCGCCATTTCTGGGCCATTGGGAAGGACAACGGCAACGCGATCGTTGGGGTTAATGCCCAGAGTGCTGAGGATGGTGGCTGTTTGGTGGATGCGATCGCGCAAACCGCCATAAGTTAAGGAAGCGCGTTTTGGAGCCACAATTGCGATTCGATCGGGATTATTTTGCGCTTGAACTTGAATGAGTTCGGAAACTG
Proteins encoded in this window:
- a CDS encoding AMP-binding protein gives rise to the protein MNSAKQPITVSELIQVQAQNNPDRIAIVAPKRASLTYGGLRDRIHQTATILSTLGINPNDRVAVVLPNGPEMAVAFLAIAATATCAPLNPAYREQEFDFYLSDLNPKALVIQPGVGEPARIVAKRRGIPIIELFPQLEAEAGSFSLISENLANSTAQIQNPESHHIALVLHTSGTTSRPKIVPLTHSNLCTSASNIRQTLNLSESDRCLNIMPLFHIHGLIAALLSSLYAGASIVCTPGFYAPQFFSWVEEFQPTWYSAVPTMHQSILAQAQANREMISHSKLRFIRSSSASLAPQIMAQLEATFNVPVIEAYGMTEASHQMASNPLPPRERKPGSVGVAAGPEIAIMNEAGHLLSIGEIGEVAIKGANVTQGYENNPKANAEAFTNGWFRTGDLGYLDDDGYLFLKGRIKEIINRAGEKISPREVDEVLLEHPAVAQALTFAAPHTLLGEDVAAAVVLKEGITVSELEIKEFVAQKLADFKIPRVVLFLDEIPKGPTGKLQRIGLAEKLGLTASNPTADLVEYAPPQTINEIKLAEIWSQVLKIEKIGIHNNFFQLGGDSILAAQIVNRVREAWGVELSFLIFFQQPTVANMAIEIAQIQAESLESEELDDLLANIESLSEEESQNLLNE